The proteins below come from a single Rhodanobacter sp. LX-99 genomic window:
- a CDS encoding carbon-nitrogen hydrolase, translating into MIRKTLKVALLQETDRGSRDANLDAIEAGLREAAAAGAELVLLQELHNGPYFCQHESVEIFDQAESIPGPGTARIGKLAEELKLVVVASLFERRAAGLYHNTAVVFDRSAAIAGTYRKMHIPDDPAFYEKFYFTPGDLGFEPIDTSVGRLGVLVCWDQWYPEAARLMALAGAELLLYPTAIGWDPNDEQAEKDRQRDAWTTVQRGHAVANGLPLLSCNRTGFEADPSGVGAGIQFWGSSFAAGPQGEFLAQAGTDARELLLAEVDLARSEHVRRIWPFLRDRRIDAYADLLKRFRD; encoded by the coding sequence ATGATCCGCAAGACCCTCAAGGTCGCGCTGCTGCAGGAAACCGACCGCGGCAGCCGCGACGCCAACCTGGACGCCATCGAAGCCGGCCTGCGCGAAGCCGCCGCGGCCGGCGCCGAACTGGTGCTGCTGCAGGAATTGCACAACGGCCCGTACTTCTGCCAGCACGAGTCGGTGGAGATCTTCGACCAGGCCGAGAGCATCCCCGGCCCGGGCACCGCACGCATCGGCAAGCTGGCCGAGGAGCTGAAGCTGGTCGTCGTCGCCTCGCTGTTCGAGCGCCGCGCCGCGGGCCTGTACCACAACACCGCGGTGGTGTTCGACCGCTCGGCGGCGATCGCCGGCACCTACCGCAAGATGCACATCCCGGACGATCCGGCGTTCTACGAGAAGTTCTACTTCACCCCGGGCGACCTCGGCTTCGAGCCGATCGACACGTCGGTCGGCCGCCTCGGCGTGCTGGTGTGCTGGGACCAGTGGTATCCGGAGGCGGCCCGCCTGATGGCGCTGGCCGGCGCCGAACTGCTGCTCTACCCCACGGCGATCGGCTGGGACCCGAACGACGAGCAGGCCGAGAAGGATCGCCAGCGCGACGCGTGGACCACCGTGCAGCGCGGCCATGCCGTGGCCAACGGCCTGCCGCTGCTGTCGTGCAACCGCACCGGCTTCGAGGCCGATCCGTCGGGCGTGGGCGCCGGCATCCAGTTCTGGGGATCGAGTTTCGCCGCCGGTCCGCAGGGCGAGTTCCTGGCCCAGGCCGGTACCGATGCGCGCGAGCTGCTGCTGGCCGAGGTCGACCTGGCGCGCAGCGAGCACGTGCGGCGGATCTGGCCGTTCCTGCGCGACCGCCGCATCGATGCCTACGCCGACCTGCTCAAGCGCTTCCGTGACTGA
- a CDS encoding HU family DNA-binding protein, translated as MAKTQKAAAKSKPAPKAKAASAAPKPIKEVLNKSSLVAHIVEASGVVAKDVRAVLAALEGAVAGSVHKKGAGSFQLPGLLKITAVSVPAKPKRKGINPFTKEEQWFAAKPASVKVKIRPLKKLKDAAA; from the coding sequence ATGGCAAAGACGCAGAAAGCAGCGGCCAAGAGCAAGCCGGCACCCAAGGCCAAGGCCGCATCGGCTGCACCCAAGCCGATCAAGGAAGTCCTGAACAAGTCCAGCCTGGTAGCGCACATCGTGGAAGCCAGTGGCGTGGTCGCCAAAGACGTTCGCGCCGTGCTCGCCGCGCTGGAAGGCGCGGTCGCCGGTTCCGTGCACAAGAAGGGCGCCGGTTCGTTCCAGTTGCCCGGCCTGCTGAAGATCACCGCGGTGAGCGTGCCGGCCAAGCCGAAGCGCAAGGGCATCAACCCGTTCACCAAGGAAGAGCAGTGGTTCGCGGCCAAGCCGGCATCGGTCAAGGTCAAGATCCGCCCGCTGAAGAAGCTGAAGGATGCGGCGGCCTGA
- the aroA gene encoding 3-phosphoshikimate 1-carboxyvinyltransferase produces the protein MNVRLDWSSRPGRPLHGSVRVPGDKSVSHRALMLAAIAEGESRIRGFLEGEDTRATAAVLAQLGVRIDTPSAGERVVHGVGLHGLRGAAQSLDCGNAGTGMRLLTGLLAGQAFDSTLVGDASLSKRPMRRVTDPLALMGARIDTHDGLPPLHVHGGQPLQGIRYELPVASAQVKSALLLAGLYAAGETEVIEPHPTRDYTERMLAAFGWPIAFAPGRAKLEGGHALHATDVEVPADFSSAAFFLVAASIVPGAELRLPAVGLNPRRTGLLQALRLMGADITVEHEREAGGEPVGDLVVRHAPLHGVELPEALVPDTIDEFPALFIAAAVANGTTVVRGAAELRVKESDRIATMASGLRTLGAAIEETPDGAIIHGGRLGGGTVESHLDHRIAMSFAVAGLVATEPVRIHDCGHVATSFPGFLELANGCGFALRGAG, from the coding sequence TTGAACGTTCGCCTGGACTGGAGCAGCCGGCCGGGTCGGCCACTGCACGGCAGCGTGCGCGTGCCCGGCGACAAGTCGGTTTCGCATCGCGCGCTGATGCTGGCTGCGATCGCCGAAGGAGAGTCGCGCATCCGCGGCTTCCTCGAAGGCGAGGACACCCGCGCCACCGCCGCCGTGCTGGCGCAGCTCGGCGTGCGCATCGACACGCCGTCGGCCGGCGAGCGCGTGGTGCATGGCGTGGGCCTGCACGGTCTGCGCGGCGCGGCGCAATCGCTGGATTGCGGCAACGCCGGCACCGGCATGCGCCTGCTGACCGGCCTGCTGGCCGGACAGGCGTTCGACAGCACCCTGGTCGGCGACGCCTCGCTGTCGAAACGGCCGATGCGCCGGGTGACCGATCCGCTGGCCCTGATGGGCGCGCGCATCGACACGCACGACGGTCTGCCGCCGCTGCACGTGCATGGCGGCCAGCCGTTGCAGGGCATCCGCTACGAACTGCCGGTGGCCAGCGCGCAGGTGAAGTCCGCGCTGCTGCTGGCCGGCCTGTACGCCGCCGGGGAAACCGAAGTCATCGAACCGCACCCGACCCGCGACTACACCGAGCGCATGCTGGCCGCGTTCGGCTGGCCGATCGCGTTCGCACCGGGCCGCGCGAAACTTGAAGGCGGCCATGCGCTGCATGCTACCGACGTCGAAGTGCCGGCGGATTTTTCCTCGGCGGCGTTCTTCCTGGTCGCCGCCAGTATCGTGCCGGGCGCCGAACTGCGCCTGCCGGCGGTGGGCCTCAACCCGCGCCGTACCGGCCTGCTGCAGGCGCTGCGCCTGATGGGTGCGGACATCACGGTCGAGCACGAGCGCGAGGCCGGCGGCGAGCCGGTCGGCGATCTCGTGGTGCGCCACGCGCCGCTGCATGGCGTCGAGCTGCCCGAAGCGCTGGTGCCGGACACGATCGACGAGTTCCCCGCGCTGTTCATCGCCGCCGCGGTGGCCAACGGCACGACGGTGGTTCGTGGTGCGGCCGAATTGCGGGTGAAGGAATCCGACCGCATCGCCACGATGGCCAGCGGCTTGCGCACGCTCGGCGCGGCGATCGAGGAAACGCCGGATGGCGCGATCATCCACGGCGGCCGGCTCGGCGGCGGCACGGTGGAAAGCCACCTCGACCATCGCATCGCGATGAGTTTCGCGGTGGCCGGACTGGTTGCCACCGAGCCGGTACGGATCCATGACTGTGGCCATGTGGCCACGTCGTTTCCCGGTTTCCTGGAATTGGCCAATGGCTGTGGCTTCGCGCTGCGCGGTGCGGGCTGA
- a CDS encoding agmatine deiminase family protein, with the protein MTDHSLRLPAEWEPQAAVLIAWPHAGTDWAERLAAVETTYVALAAAVTRFQRLVIVVADAALNAHVQSQLRDAGVDLAKIRFVELPYDDTWLRDSGPITLMGGEAADSRRYFQLTDFRFTGWGGKFDAEQDDALVAGLVDAGVFGHAAHKRIDWALEGGGIESDGAGSVLTTWRCLVQRHPEQSREEMSAILRDSLHAERVLWLDYGYLEGDDTDAHIDTLARFAPDERIVFQACDDPGDPHHDELQRMAAELAALRTVDGRPYRLYPLPWAQPILDEGRRLAASYANYLIVNGAVLVPAYGDKADDEAARIIGSAHPGREVVQVPCHPLIWQNGSLHCITMQLPAGLA; encoded by the coding sequence ATGACCGACCACTCCTTGCGCCTGCCGGCGGAATGGGAACCGCAGGCCGCCGTGCTGATCGCCTGGCCGCACGCCGGTACCGACTGGGCCGAACGCCTAGCCGCGGTGGAAACCACCTACGTGGCGCTGGCCGCGGCGGTGACACGGTTCCAGCGGCTGGTCATCGTGGTGGCCGATGCCGCGCTGAACGCCCACGTGCAGTCGCAACTGCGTGACGCCGGCGTGGATCTCGCGAAGATCCGCTTCGTCGAATTGCCGTACGACGACACCTGGCTGCGCGATTCCGGCCCGATCACCCTGATGGGCGGCGAGGCCGCCGATTCCCGACGATATTTCCAGCTCACCGATTTCCGCTTCACCGGCTGGGGCGGCAAGTTCGACGCCGAGCAGGACGATGCGCTCGTCGCCGGCCTGGTCGACGCCGGCGTATTCGGCCATGCCGCGCACAAACGCATCGACTGGGCACTGGAAGGCGGCGGCATCGAGAGCGACGGCGCGGGCAGCGTGCTCACCACCTGGCGCTGCCTGGTGCAGCGGCATCCGGAACAGTCGCGCGAGGAGATGAGCGCGATCCTGCGCGACAGCCTGCACGCCGAGCGCGTGCTGTGGCTGGACTACGGCTACCTCGAAGGCGACGACACCGACGCGCACATCGACACCCTCGCCCGCTTCGCCCCGGACGAGCGCATCGTGTTCCAGGCCTGCGACGACCCTGGCGACCCGCACCACGACGAACTGCAGCGGATGGCCGCCGAGCTGGCCGCGCTGCGCACCGTCGATGGCCGCCCGTACCGGCTCTACCCGCTGCCGTGGGCACAACCCATCCTCGACGAGGGTCGACGGCTCGCCGCGTCCTATGCGAACTACCTGATCGTCAACGGCGCCGTGCTGGTGCCCGCCTACGGCGACAAGGCGGATGACGAGGCCGCGCGCATCATCGGCAGTGCGCACCCGGGCCGCGAGGTGGTGCAGGTGCCGTGCCACCCGCTGATCTGGCAGAACGGCAGCCTGCACTGCATCACCATGCAGCTGCCCGCCGGGCTGGCCTGA
- the serC gene encoding 3-phosphoserine/phosphohydroxythreonine transaminase, with product MSRVWNFSAGPAALPQAVLERAQREMLDWNGSGASVMEQSHRGRRFIAMAAQAEADLRDLMQIPADYAVLFLQGGATQHFAQIPMNLAGEGDSADYIVSGHWSAKAASEARPYVRVNVAASAEADDYLKLPPRDSWQLDPNAAYVHYTPNETIHGVEFHGVPEVGAPPLVADMSSNILSEPLDVGRFGLIYAGAQKNIGPSGLVLMIIRRDLLQRAGRPMARIFRYAEHAAADSMLNTPNTWGWYVAGLTFQWLKAQGGLGAMAERNRAKAELLYRAIDGSGGYYRNPIEPSARSRMNVRFTLHDAALDAAFLQESEAAGLLALKGHKALGGMRASLYNAVPPEAVEVLVAFMRDFAQRHG from the coding sequence GTGAGCAGAGTCTGGAATTTCAGCGCCGGCCCGGCGGCGCTGCCGCAGGCGGTACTCGAACGCGCCCAGCGCGAGATGCTGGACTGGAACGGCAGCGGTGCCTCGGTGATGGAGCAGTCCCACCGCGGCAGGCGCTTCATCGCGATGGCCGCCCAGGCCGAGGCCGACCTGCGCGATCTGATGCAGATCCCGGCCGACTACGCCGTACTGTTCCTGCAGGGCGGCGCCACCCAGCACTTCGCGCAGATCCCGATGAACCTGGCCGGCGAGGGCGACAGCGCCGACTACATCGTCAGCGGGCACTGGAGCGCGAAGGCAGCCAGCGAAGCCAGACCCTATGTGCGGGTGAACGTGGCGGCCAGCGCCGAAGCGGACGATTACCTGAAGCTGCCGCCGCGCGACAGCTGGCAGCTCGATCCGAACGCCGCCTACGTGCATTACACGCCGAACGAGACGATCCACGGCGTGGAGTTCCACGGGGTGCCCGAGGTCGGCGCGCCGCCGCTGGTGGCGGACATGTCCTCGAACATCCTGTCCGAGCCGCTGGACGTCGGCCGCTTCGGGCTGATCTACGCCGGCGCGCAGAAGAACATCGGTCCGTCCGGCCTGGTGCTGATGATCATCCGCCGCGACCTGCTGCAGCGGGCCGGCCGGCCGATGGCGCGGATCTTCCGCTACGCCGAGCACGCCGCCGCCGATTCGATGCTCAACACGCCGAACACCTGGGGCTGGTACGTGGCCGGGCTGACCTTCCAGTGGCTCAAGGCGCAGGGCGGGCTGGGCGCAATGGCCGAGCGCAACCGGGCCAAGGCCGAGCTGCTGTACCGGGCCATCGACGGCTCCGGCGGCTACTACCGCAATCCGATCGAACCGTCCGCGCGCTCGCGCATGAATGTGCGCTTCACCCTGCACGACGCTGCGCTGGACGCCGCGTTCCTGCAGGAGTCCGAGGCGGCCGGCCTGCTTGCGCTGAAGGGCCACAAGGCACTCGGCGGCATGCGCGCCTCGCTGTACAACGCGGTGCCGCCGGAGGCCGTCGAGGTGCTGGTGGCGTTCATGCGGGATTTCGCGCAGCGGCACGGCTGA
- the pgsA gene encoding CDP-diacylglycerol--glycerol-3-phosphate 3-phosphatidyltransferase — protein MHINLPTWLTLFRVALLPVMVVVFYLPFPGHNITAAIVFVLAAVTDWLDGYLARRMNLTSAFGAFLDPVADKLMVAVTLFLLVESHRGGWPGVLMAVTAAVIVGREISVSALREWMAEIGMRATVKVAFIGKLKTVMQMVALVVLIVQHEKAAEALRLYHIGEALLVIAGVLTIWSGLYYLRAAWPILSGGTPGQASVDKDDI, from the coding sequence ATGCACATCAACCTGCCGACCTGGCTGACCCTCTTCCGCGTTGCCCTGCTGCCGGTCATGGTGGTGGTGTTCTACCTGCCGTTTCCGGGTCACAACATCACCGCGGCGATCGTGTTCGTGCTGGCTGCGGTCACCGACTGGCTCGATGGTTATCTCGCGCGGCGGATGAACCTCACGTCGGCGTTCGGCGCGTTCCTCGATCCGGTCGCCGACAAGCTGATGGTGGCGGTGACCTTGTTCCTGCTGGTCGAGTCGCATCGCGGCGGCTGGCCGGGCGTCCTGATGGCGGTGACCGCGGCGGTGATCGTGGGGCGCGAGATCAGCGTGTCCGCGCTGCGCGAGTGGATGGCCGAGATCGGCATGCGCGCCACCGTCAAGGTCGCCTTCATCGGCAAGTTGAAGACGGTGATGCAGATGGTCGCGCTGGTAGTGCTGATCGTGCAGCACGAGAAAGCCGCCGAAGCGCTGCGGCTGTACCACATCGGCGAGGCCTTGCTGGTGATCGCCGGCGTGCTCACGATCTGGTCGGGCCTGTACTACCTGCGCGCCGCCTGGCCGATCCTGAGCGGCGGTACGCCGGGACAGGCGTCCGTGGACAAGGACGATATCTGA
- the uvrC gene encoding excinuclease ABC subunit UvrC has product MQSAQPLPFDGKAFVRTLTSSPGVYRHFDAAGELLYVGKAGNLKKRVGSYFLKPHMEPRIAAMVAQIARVEITVTRTEGEALLLESQLIKSLKPRYNILLRDDKSYPYIYLSGGEDYPRLAFHRGAKNLPGRYFGPYPSTYAVRESLSLMQKLFKVRQCEDSYFRNRTRPCLQYQIGRCSAPCVGLISVEDYRGDVRHAEMFLEGRSNAVIDELAEAMEQASKALQFERAAKLRDQVAALRQLQAQHHVQGASADMDVIACRIEAGMACVSVLFFRNGISLGTRDFFPRLPLDAEPADVLAQFIAQYYLDRPVPRELILGEPLADQEILAELLGQHAGHGVELKSSVRGERAQFLQMAERNAQASLTARLASRQTLGTRFDDLQKALGLAAPPRRIECFDISHTMGELTVASCVVFGPEGPEKSHYRRFNIAGITPGDDYAAMHQALTRRFRKVAEGEGARPDILLIDGGSGQVAQALDVLKELGVDGIEVVGVAKGPGRRAGEETLVLADSGRELHPGSSSPALHLVAAVRDEAHRFAISGHRKRREKARERSVLEDVPGIGARRRSALLKAFGGMQGLERAGVEELMQVKGIDRGLAERIYASLHG; this is encoded by the coding sequence ATGCAGTCCGCGCAACCGCTCCCCTTCGACGGCAAGGCCTTCGTCCGCACGCTGACCTCCTCGCCCGGCGTCTATCGTCATTTCGACGCGGCCGGCGAGCTGCTCTACGTGGGCAAGGCCGGCAACCTCAAGAAGCGCGTCGGCAGCTATTTCCTGAAGCCGCACATGGAGCCGCGCATCGCGGCGATGGTGGCGCAGATCGCCCGCGTCGAGATCACCGTGACGCGCACCGAGGGCGAGGCGCTGCTGCTGGAATCGCAGCTGATCAAGTCGCTCAAGCCGCGCTACAACATCCTGCTGCGCGACGACAAGAGCTACCCGTACATCTACCTGTCCGGCGGCGAGGACTACCCGCGGCTGGCCTTCCACCGCGGCGCGAAGAACCTGCCAGGGCGCTACTTCGGGCCGTACCCGAGCACCTACGCGGTGCGCGAAAGCCTCAGCCTGATGCAGAAGCTGTTCAAGGTGCGCCAGTGCGAGGACAGCTACTTCCGCAACCGCACGCGGCCCTGCCTGCAGTACCAGATCGGCCGCTGCAGCGCGCCCTGCGTGGGGCTGATCAGCGTGGAGGATTACCGCGGCGACGTGCGCCATGCGGAAATGTTCCTGGAAGGGCGCAGCAACGCAGTGATCGACGAGCTGGCCGAGGCGATGGAGCAGGCCAGCAAGGCGCTGCAGTTCGAACGCGCGGCGAAACTGCGCGACCAGGTGGCCGCCCTGCGCCAGTTGCAGGCGCAGCACCACGTGCAGGGCGCCAGCGCCGACATGGACGTGATCGCCTGCCGCATCGAGGCGGGCATGGCCTGCGTCAGCGTGCTGTTCTTCCGCAACGGCATCAGCCTGGGCACGCGCGATTTCTTCCCGCGCCTGCCGCTGGATGCCGAGCCGGCCGACGTGCTGGCGCAGTTCATCGCGCAGTACTACCTGGACCGGCCGGTGCCGCGCGAGCTGATCCTGGGCGAACCGCTGGCCGACCAGGAGATTCTCGCCGAACTGCTCGGCCAGCATGCCGGCCATGGGGTAGAGCTGAAATCCAGCGTGCGCGGCGAGCGCGCGCAGTTCCTGCAGATGGCCGAGCGCAACGCGCAGGCCTCGCTGACCGCGCGGCTGGCCAGCCGGCAGACCCTGGGCACGCGTTTCGACGACCTGCAGAAGGCGCTCGGGCTGGCGGCGCCGCCGCGGCGCATCGAGTGCTTCGACATCAGCCACACGATGGGCGAGCTGACCGTAGCCTCGTGCGTGGTGTTCGGGCCGGAAGGTCCGGAGAAATCGCACTACCGCCGCTTCAACATCGCCGGCATCACGCCGGGCGACGACTACGCGGCGATGCACCAGGCGCTGACCCGACGCTTCCGCAAGGTGGCCGAAGGCGAGGGCGCGCGTCCCGACATCCTGCTGATCGACGGCGGCAGCGGCCAGGTGGCGCAGGCGCTGGACGTGTTGAAGGAGCTCGGCGTCGACGGCATCGAAGTGGTGGGCGTGGCGAAGGGCCCGGGCCGGCGTGCCGGCGAGGAAACGCTGGTGCTCGCCGACTCGGGGCGCGAATTGCATCCGGGGTCGTCGTCGCCCGCACTGCATCTGGTCGCGGCGGTACGCGACGAGGCGCATCGTTTCGCGATCAGCGGCCATCGCAAGCGGCGCGAGAAGGCGCGCGAGCGCAGCGTGCTGGAGGACGTGCCGGGCATCGGTGCACGCCGGCGTTCCGCCTTGCTGAAGGCGTTCGGCGGCATGCAGGGGCTGGAGCGCGCGGGCGTCGAGGAACTGATGCAGGTGAAGGGCATCGACCGCGGCCTGGCCGAACGCATCTACGCCAGCCTGCATGGCTGA
- the pheA gene encoding prephenate dehydratase: MTDPKTPLSEMRERIDSIDRQIQQLISERANHARTVAKVKGEGLSAIDYYRPEREAHVLRMVVDRNEGPLSDAEMVRLFREIMSSCLAQEDPLKIGFLGPEGTFSEQAVRKHFGHAAYGLPLGSIEEVFQEVAAGHADFGVVPVENSGQGMIQVTLDMFLTSEATICGEVELRVHQCLHSLTGQLEDVRRVYAHAQSLQQCKTWLRINLPDVECIAVGSNAEAARLARHADDAAAIAGETAGKVYGLKTVAKGIEDRADNTTRFLVIGRSLFPPSGNDRTSLLITVNDKPGALYDVLSPFAKHGISLNRIESRPAHTGKWQYAFFIDVSGHIDGDALQAAVQDIGASAATIRVLGSYPVALP; the protein is encoded by the coding sequence ATGACCGATCCGAAAACACCGTTGAGCGAGATGCGCGAACGCATCGACAGCATCGACCGGCAGATCCAGCAGCTGATTTCCGAGCGCGCGAACCATGCGCGGACGGTGGCGAAGGTGAAGGGGGAGGGGCTTTCCGCGATCGACTATTACCGTCCCGAGCGCGAGGCCCACGTGCTGCGCATGGTGGTGGACCGCAACGAGGGTCCGCTGTCCGACGCCGAGATGGTGCGGCTGTTCCGCGAGATCATGTCGTCCTGCCTGGCCCAGGAGGATCCGCTGAAGATCGGCTTCCTGGGACCGGAAGGCACCTTCAGCGAACAGGCCGTGCGCAAGCATTTCGGCCATGCCGCCTACGGGCTGCCGCTGGGCAGCATCGAGGAAGTGTTCCAGGAGGTCGCCGCCGGTCATGCCGACTTCGGCGTGGTGCCGGTGGAGAACTCCGGGCAAGGCATGATCCAGGTCACCCTGGACATGTTCCTCACCTCCGAGGCGACCATTTGCGGTGAGGTGGAGCTGCGCGTGCACCAGTGCCTGCACTCGCTGACCGGCCAACTGGAAGACGTGCGTCGTGTCTACGCGCACGCGCAGTCGCTGCAGCAGTGCAAGACCTGGCTGCGCATCAACCTGCCCGACGTGGAATGCATCGCGGTGGGCAGCAATGCCGAAGCCGCCCGACTGGCCCGGCACGCCGACGATGCAGCGGCGATCGCCGGCGAGACGGCGGGCAAGGTCTACGGCCTGAAGACCGTGGCCAAGGGCATCGAGGATCGCGCCGACAACACCACGCGCTTCCTGGTGATCGGCCGTTCGCTGTTTCCGCCCTCGGGCAACGACCGTACCTCGCTGCTGATCACCGTCAACGACAAGCCGGGTGCGCTGTACGACGTGCTCAGCCCGTTCGCGAAGCACGGCATCAGCCTGAACCGCATCGAGTCGCGGCCGGCGCATACCGGCAAGTGGCAGTACGCGTTCTTCATCGACGTTTCCGGCCATATCGACGGCGATGCGTTGCAGGCCGCGGTGCAGGATATCGGCGCATCGGCCGCCACCATCCGCGTGCTGGGTTCCTACCCGGTGGCCTTGCCTTGA
- the kdsB gene encoding 3-deoxy-manno-octulosonate cytidylyltransferase, translating into MSNVVPPFIVAIPARYGSTRLPAKPLREINGVPMVVRVAQRALQAGASQVVVAVDDPRIADALAGQDGVDVCMTRSDHASGSDRLAECAQHYGWAADSIVVNLQGDEPFAPAAGIRAVAQALAGDDAPMATLATPIIDAEELFDPNVVKLVRAVDGRALYFSRAPLPWARDAFATDRNALPSGSPFLRHIGIYAYRAGFLDRYSRLPRTPLEQTESLEQLRVLEHGHAIAVRLTPEPFPPGIDTETDLERAELWLRTQH; encoded by the coding sequence ATGTCCAATGTCGTACCGCCATTCATCGTCGCCATCCCCGCCCGTTACGGCTCGACCCGCCTGCCGGCCAAGCCGCTGCGCGAGATCAACGGCGTGCCGATGGTGGTGCGGGTGGCGCAACGCGCCCTGCAGGCCGGCGCGAGCCAGGTGGTGGTGGCGGTGGATGACCCGCGCATCGCCGACGCGTTGGCCGGGCAGGATGGCGTGGACGTCTGCATGACCCGCAGCGATCACGCCTCGGGCAGCGACCGCCTGGCGGAGTGTGCGCAGCACTACGGCTGGGCCGCCGACAGCATCGTGGTGAACCTGCAGGGCGACGAACCGTTTGCGCCCGCCGCCGGCATTCGCGCGGTGGCGCAGGCGCTGGCCGGCGACGACGCGCCGATGGCGACCCTGGCCACACCGATCATCGACGCCGAGGAACTGTTCGACCCGAACGTGGTGAAACTGGTGCGTGCCGTCGACGGCCGCGCGCTGTACTTCAGCCGGGCACCGTTGCCGTGGGCGCGCGATGCGTTTGCCACCGACCGCAACGCGCTGCCATCCGGCTCGCCGTTCCTGCGGCACATCGGCATCTACGCGTACCGGGCCGGCTTCCTGGACCGCTACAGCCGCCTGCCGCGCACGCCGCTGGAACAGACCGAATCGCTGGAGCAGCTTCGCGTGCTGGAGCATGGCCACGCGATCGCGGTGCGGCTGACTCCGGAGCCGTTTCCGCCAGGCATCGACACCGAAACCGACCTGGAACGCGCGGAGCTGTGGTTGCGCACGCAGCATTGA
- a CDS encoding TraB/GumN family protein — protein MSVPETEITALPAALRGQPIERVQRDGVEYVVLGTAHVSRSSMEAVDALLASERFDAVAVELCDSRAQSMRDPEAFRQLDLFKVIRQGKAGMVAASLVLSTFQKRLADQSGIQPGAEMKAAMDGAEQRGLPLWLIDREVGTTLKRAWRSVGFWQRFGLLGGLLASVFDREDIEQGEIEKLKQGDLLESAFSEFASGSKPLYDSLIGERDAFMAARLREEAARPGTAENRRVLVVIGAGHLKGLCTLLREQQDDPAAKVAELAVSPPKARWPKWVAAALVLLVFAAIAWAFHRNASLGTQALLAWVLFTGGFAALGALVAGAHPFSITAAFVAAPIKPFRPGIPAGGISAMAEAWVRRPRVVDFDTLRDDIVHWSGWWKNRVARTLLNFFLVSVGTIIGEYSAGIHIFKSLF, from the coding sequence ATGAGCGTTCCCGAAACCGAAATCACCGCGTTGCCTGCCGCCTTGCGGGGCCAGCCGATCGAGCGCGTGCAGCGCGACGGCGTGGAATACGTAGTGCTGGGTACCGCGCACGTCTCGCGCAGCAGCATGGAGGCGGTCGATGCCTTGCTGGCCAGCGAACGCTTCGACGCCGTGGCGGTGGAACTGTGCGACAGCCGCGCGCAGAGCATGCGCGATCCGGAAGCATTCAGGCAGTTGGACCTGTTCAAGGTGATCCGCCAGGGCAAGGCCGGCATGGTCGCCGCCAGCCTGGTGCTGTCGACGTTCCAGAAGCGCCTGGCCGACCAGTCCGGCATCCAGCCCGGTGCCGAGATGAAGGCGGCGATGGATGGCGCCGAACAACGCGGCCTGCCGCTGTGGCTGATCGACCGCGAAGTCGGTACGACACTCAAGCGCGCCTGGCGCAGCGTGGGTTTCTGGCAGCGCTTCGGTCTGCTCGGTGGCCTGCTGGCCAGCGTGTTCGACCGCGAGGACATCGAACAGGGCGAGATCGAGAAACTGAAACAGGGCGACCTGCTGGAAAGCGCGTTCAGCGAATTCGCCAGCGGCTCGAAGCCACTCTACGACAGCCTGATCGGCGAACGCGATGCGTTCATGGCCGCGCGCCTGCGCGAGGAAGCGGCCCGCCCGGGCACGGCGGAAAACCGCCGCGTGCTGGTAGTGATCGGCGCCGGCCATCTCAAGGGCCTCTGTACCTTGCTGCGCGAACAGCAGGACGATCCCGCCGCCAAGGTCGCCGAGCTGGCCGTCTCGCCGCCCAAGGCGCGCTGGCCGAAGTGGGTAGCCGCCGCCCTGGTGCTGCTGGTATTCGCCGCGATCGCCTGGGCGTTCCACCGCAACGCGTCGCTGGGCACGCAGGCGCTGCTGGCCTGGGTGCTGTTCACCGGCGGTTTCGCCGCACTCGGCGCGCTGGTCGCCGGCGCACACCCGTTCAGCATCACCGCCGCGTTCGTCGCCGCGCCGATCAAGCCGTTCCGTCCCGGCATTCCGGCCGGCGGCATCAGCGCGATGGCCGAAGCCTGGGTGCGCCGCCCGCGAGTGGTCGATTTCGACACCCTGCGCGACGACATCGTGCACTGGAGCGGCTGGTGGAAGAACCGCGTCGCACGCACCCTGCTGAATTTCTTCCTGGTCAGCGTGGGCACCATCATCGGCGAGTACAGCGCCGGCATCCACATCTTCAAGAGCCTGTTCTGA